A genomic region of Zea mays cultivar B73 chromosome 6, Zm-B73-REFERENCE-NAM-5.0, whole genome shotgun sequence contains the following coding sequences:
- the LOC109940431 gene encoding calmodulin-binding protein 60 D, with product MSTKMWEASVEHAKTCVLTDKVHHYYPDGLNKAGVVFNVVGEVRGLISDKYVFVDDFTEKEKAEARAAVKQAYEHWKDVHTCDNETLVENPSHPFNLGSPSLHENQYNQLPTQIPP from the exons ATGTCAACAAAGATGTGGGAGGCCAGTGTGGAACATGCAAAAACATGTGTTCTAACTGACAAAGTGCATCACTACTATCCTGATGGTCTAAACAAAGCTGGTGTTGTATTCAATGTAGTTGGAGAAGTAAGAGGGTTAATATCTGATAAATATGTTTTTGTTGATGACTTTACTGAAAAGGAGAAG GCCGAAGCACGTGCAGCAGTGAAGCAAGCATATGAACACTGGAAGGATGTCCATACTTGTGACAATGAAACACTTGTGGAAAACCCTTCACATCCATTCAATTTGGGATCTCCATCATTGCATGAAAATCAGTATAACCAGCTGCCCACACAAATTCCTCCATGA
- the LOC103629413 gene encoding protein TIFY 10b-like, whose protein sequence is MMASARPGERATSFVVACSLLSRFVRQNDVAPSQLGLGIKGEVEQQRTPATINLLPGADGEETERRKETMELFPQSAGFGVKDPTAAPRCVLLLHIM, encoded by the exons ATGATGGCGTCCGCGAGGCCCGGGGAGAGGGCGACCAGCTTCGTCGTCGCGTGCAGCCTCCTCAGCCGCTTCGTCCGCCAGAACGACGTCGCGCCCTCCCAGCTAGGCCTCGGGATCAAAG GCGAGGTCGAGCAGCAAAGGACGCCGGCGACAATTAACTTGCTCCCCGGAGCGGACGGCGAGGAGACCGAGAGGAGGAAGGAGACCATGGAGCTTTTCCCGCAGAGCGCCGGGTTCGGTGTCAAGGATCCCACTGCTGCCCCTAGGTGCGTACTGCTGCTTCACATCATGTAA